One Triplophysa rosa linkage group LG21, Trosa_1v2, whole genome shotgun sequence DNA segment encodes these proteins:
- the LOC130545106 gene encoding uncharacterized protein LOC130545106 isoform X2, which produces MKTYFVLLHVFVFLLMFDYGMFSTSSSSPSSQESPTASNNISTNITMTTAESITETEPNGANNMTRDNTTSSDSGDEDDNYNTTSVTNTQPNISLPIHPPGVTNPSLETSKDNSGHFTGGVIILIFILILIILLLGILYVLRRKGRSYSFDLTRTDACANEYDTPLREQQVISYEPKDKDLPVCLDYMQDDKCQEKTSPILNGCANERTEQRAALESDPNLPEENSFASSPSLTPPIRKVEFSLDLDMISGEFELNSPTSADACDASLNENNNNIFHAGRGPAEEIFTEISLDEPKEQV; this is translated from the exons ATGAAGACTTACTTTGTCCTTTTACATGTTTTTG ttttccTTCTCATGTTTGATTATGGGATGTTctccacatcatcatcatcaccgtCCTCACAGGAGTCCCCAACAGCAAGCAACAATATTTCCACTAACATCACCATGACAACAGCAGAATCAATAACTGAAACTGAGCCCAATGGGGCAAACAACATGACCCGTGATAACACAACCTCATCTGACTCTGGTGATGAGGACGATAACTACAATACAACATCTGTAACAAATACACAGCCAAACATTTCCTTGCCAATACATCCACCAGGGGTGACAAATCCCAGTCTGGAGACCAgcaaag ACAATTCAGGACATTTTACAGGAG GTGTCATCATTCTGATCTTCATCCTGATCCTTATCATTCTTCTTCTTGGCATTTTGTATGTCCTGAGGAGGAAGGGAAGG AGTTATTCGTTTGACTTGACTCGCACCGACGCCTGTGCCAATGAATACGATACACCGCTCCGAGAGCAACAAGTGATAAGCTATGAACCTAAAGACAAAG ATTTGCCTGTGTGTCTGGACTATATGCAGGATGATAAATGCCAGGAAAAGACCAGCCCGATACTCAACGGTTGTGCCAATGAGAGAACTGAACAAAGAGCTGCGCTGGAGAGCG ATCCGAATCTTCCAGAAGAGAACAGCTTCGCCTCAAGCCCCAGTCTGACTCCACCCATAAGGAAAGTCGAGTTCAGCCTGGATCTGGATATGATCAGCGGAGAGTTTGAGCTGAACAGTCCGACTTCCGCTGACGCTTGTGACGCATCtctaaatgaaaacaacaacaacatctttCATGCTG GACGGGGACCGGCCGAAGAGATCTTTACTGAAATCAGTCTGGATGAGCCAAAAGAACAAGTGTAG
- the LOC130545106 gene encoding uncharacterized protein LOC130545106 isoform X1 has product MKTYFVLLHVFVFLLMFDYGMFSTSSSSPSSQESPTASNNISTNITMTTAESITETEPNGANNMTRDNTTSSDSGDEDDNYNTTSVTNTQPNISLPIHPPGVTNPSLETSKDNSGHFTGGVIILIFILILIILLLGILYVLRRKGRSYSFDLTRTDACANEYDTPLREQQVISYEPKDKDLPVCLDYMQDDKCQEKTSPILNGCANERTEQRAALESADPNLPEENSFASSPSLTPPIRKVEFSLDLDMISGEFELNSPTSADACDASLNENNNNIFHAGRGPAEEIFTEISLDEPKEQV; this is encoded by the exons ATGAAGACTTACTTTGTCCTTTTACATGTTTTTG ttttccTTCTCATGTTTGATTATGGGATGTTctccacatcatcatcatcaccgtCCTCACAGGAGTCCCCAACAGCAAGCAACAATATTTCCACTAACATCACCATGACAACAGCAGAATCAATAACTGAAACTGAGCCCAATGGGGCAAACAACATGACCCGTGATAACACAACCTCATCTGACTCTGGTGATGAGGACGATAACTACAATACAACATCTGTAACAAATACACAGCCAAACATTTCCTTGCCAATACATCCACCAGGGGTGACAAATCCCAGTCTGGAGACCAgcaaag ACAATTCAGGACATTTTACAGGAG GTGTCATCATTCTGATCTTCATCCTGATCCTTATCATTCTTCTTCTTGGCATTTTGTATGTCCTGAGGAGGAAGGGAAGG AGTTATTCGTTTGACTTGACTCGCACCGACGCCTGTGCCAATGAATACGATACACCGCTCCGAGAGCAACAAGTGATAAGCTATGAACCTAAAGACAAAG ATTTGCCTGTGTGTCTGGACTATATGCAGGATGATAAATGCCAGGAAAAGACCAGCCCGATACTCAACGGTTGTGCCAATGAGAGAACTGAACAAAGAGCTGCGCTGGAGAGCG CAGATCCGAATCTTCCAGAAGAGAACAGCTTCGCCTCAAGCCCCAGTCTGACTCCACCCATAAGGAAAGTCGAGTTCAGCCTGGATCTGGATATGATCAGCGGAGAGTTTGAGCTGAACAGTCCGACTTCCGCTGACGCTTGTGACGCATCtctaaatgaaaacaacaacaacatctttCATGCTG GACGGGGACCGGCCGAAGAGATCTTTACTGAAATCAGTCTGGATGAGCCAAAAGAACAAGTGTAG
- the anapc10 gene encoding anaphase-promoting complex subunit 10 produces the protein MAAATKTPPGADPKQLERTGTVREIGSQAVWSLSSCKPGFGVDQLRDDNLETYWQSDGSQPHLVNIQFRRKTTVKMLCIYADYKSDESYTPSKISVRVGNNFHNLQEIRQLEMVEPSGWIHIPLLDLVNNPIRTFMIQIAVLANHQNGRDTHMRQIKVYTPVEESSIGKFPRCTTVDFMMYRTIR, from the exons ATGGCAGCAGCCACCAAAACCCCCCCAGGTGCAGACCCCAAGCAGTTGGAGCGCACGGGTACCGTCCGAGAAATCGGATCACAAGCTGTATGGTCGCTGTCTTCCTGTAAGCCAG ggttTGGAGTCGATCAGCTAAGAGATGATAATCTGGAGACGTACTGGCAGTCTGACGGGTCTCAGCCGCATCTAGTCAACATTCAGTTCAG GAGGAAAACCACTGTGAAGATGCTGTGTATTTATGCCGATTATAAATCCGACGAGAGCTACACCCCCAGCAAGATCTCAGTCAGGGTCGGAAACAACTTCCACAACCTGCAGGAGATTCGG CAGTTAGAGATGGTGGAGCCGAGCGGTTGGATTCACATCCCGCTTCTAGATCTGGTGAACAACCCCATCAGAACCTTCATGATCCAGATCGCTGTGCTGGCCAACCACCAAAACGGGCGCGACACGCACATGAGACAGATCAAGGTCTACACGCCTGTGGAGGAAAGTTCTATTGGCAAATTCCCACGATGCACCACTGTAGACTTCATGATGTACCGCACCATCAGGTGA
- the abce1 gene encoding ATP-binding cassette sub-family E member 1, with translation MADKNTRIAIVNHDKCKPKKCRQECKKSCPVVRMGKLCIEVTPQSKIVWISESLCIGCGICIKKCPFGALSIVNLPSNLEKETTHRYCANAFKLHRLPIPRPGEVLGLVGTNGIGKSTALKILAGKQKPNLGRFDAPPDWQEILAYFRGSELQNYFTKILEDDLKAIVKPQYVDQIPKTVKGSVGSILSRKDDTKTEERVCEQLDLLHLRDRSVEDLSGGELQRFACAVVCIQRADIFMFDEPSSYLDVKQRLRAAITIRSLISPDRYIIVVEHDLSVLDYLSDFICCLYGVPSAYGVVTMPFSVREGINIFLDGYVPTENLRFRETSLVFKVAETAAEEEVKKMCRYQYPDMKKSMGEFSLCITEGEFTDSEIMVMLGENGTGKTTFIRMLAGGLKPDGGGDIPILNVSYKPQKISPKFKGSVRALLHDKIRDAYTHPQFVTDVMKPMQIESIIDQDVQNLSGGELQRVALALCLGKPADVYLIDEPSAYLDSEQRLMAARVVKRFILHAKKTAFVVEHDFIMATYLADRVIVFDGIPSRSTTANAPQSLLAGMNKFLAQLGITFRRDPNNFRPRINKLNSIKDVEQKKSGNYFFLDD, from the exons ATGGCCGACAAAAACACCAGAATCGCTATTGTGAACCACGACAAGTGTAAACCCAAGAAATGTCGTCAGGAGTGCAAGAAGAGCTGCCCTGTGGTGCGCATGG GTAAACTGTGTATCGAGGTCACTCCTCAGAGTAAAATCGTCTGGATCTCTGAATCTCTCTGCATCGGCTGTGGCATCTGTATCAAG AAATGTCCATTTGGCGCTCTGTCCATCGTAAACCTGCCGAGCAACCTGGAGAAGGAGACCACACACAGATATTGTGCCAACGCCTTCAAGCTTCACAG GTTGCCCATTCCTCGCCCCGGAGAGGTGCTGGGGCTGGTGGGTACTAACGGTATTGGCAAGTCCACTGCTCTCAAGATCCTGGCTGGCAAACAGAAGCCAAACCTTGGGAGATTCGAC GCCCCACCTGACTGGCAGGAGATCTTGGCGTATTTCCGCGGCTCCGAGCTGCAGAATTACTTCACTAAGATTTTGGAGGATGATCTGAAGGCTATCGTGAAGCCGCAGTACGTCGATCAGATCCCCAAAACCGTTAAG GGGTCAGTAGGATCTATTCTGAGCCGCAAGGATGACACTAAAACAGAGGAGCGGGTGTGTGAACAGCTAG atctgTTGCACTTGCGTGACCGTAGCGTCGAGGACCTATCAGGAGGAGAGCTGCAGAGATTCGCCTGCGCAGTCGTCTGCATTCAGAGAGCTGACAT TTTCATGTTCGACGAGCCGTCCAGTTATCTCGATGTCAAACAGAGGCTGAGAGCCGCCATCACCATCCGCTCCCTCATCTCTCCAGACAG atacaTCATTGTGGTGGAGCATGACTTGAGTGTGTTGGATTACCTGTCTGACTTCATCTGCTGTCTGTATGGAGTTCCCAGCGCTTATGGAGTTGTGACGATGCCCTTCAGCGTCAGagaag GTATCAATATTTTCCTGGACGGTTACGTGCCGACGGAGAACCTGCGCTTCAGGGAGACGTCACTGGTGTTTAAGGTGGCAGAGACGGCGGCTGAGGAGGAAGTGAAAAAGATGTGTCGTTATCAGTATCCTGATATGAAGAAGAGCATGGGAGAGTTCTCGCTCTGCATCACTGAAGGAGAGTTCACAGATTCTGAGATTATGGTCATGCTGGGAGAGAACG GAACTGGGAAGACCACGTTCATCAGAATGCTCGCAGGAGGACTCAAACCGGACGGAGGAG GTGATATACCCATCCTGAATGTGAGCTACAAACCACAGAAGATCAGTCCCAAGTTTAAA ggcaGCGTACGAGCTTTACTTCACGATAAGATCAGAGATGCATACACGCACCCTCAGTTTGTCACTGATGTCATGAAGCCCATGCAGATAGAGAGCATCATCGACCAGGAC gtTCAGAATCTGTCTGGTGGTGAGCTGCAGCGTGTGGCTCTGGCTCTGTGTTTAGGGAAACCAGCAGACGTGTATCTGATCGACGAGCCGTCTGCTTACCTGGACTCTGAGCAGCGTCTGATGGCTGCCAGAGTTGTCAAACG ATTCATCCTCCATGCGAAGAAGACGGCGTTTGTGGTGGAGCACGACTTCATCATGGCCACTTACCTGGCAGACAGGGTCATCGTGTTCGACGGCATTCCCTCCAGAAGCACCACCGCCAATGC TCCACAGTCGCTGTTGGCGGGCATGAATAAGTTCTTGGCGCAGCTGGGGATCACATTCAGAAGGGACCCCAACAACTTCAGACCAAGAATTAACAAACTTAATTCCATCAAG GATGTGGAACAGAAGAAGAGCGGCAACTACTTCTTCCTGGACGACTGA
- the LOC130545283 gene encoding OTU domain-containing protein 4-like, with translation MVFDSSDSHMFIEGDFEKYLENLQDPKSWVGQVEITALSKLYKRDFIVFQQPDEPPVSITENGFPDKVRLCFLNGNHYDSVYPQSFEKSAAVCQSVLYELLYDGVCGVDRSVLGPCVKGGRGQDRLDSEECKSSEESDLEEDEFWSSEVKEKPASEVKTRPSHRGRGRGRARDGGRESLSTKVQKSLNPGVYRNVEYDVWLRSKRLQQQRDFRMAAAMQYTVGDKCKVQLSGRFYSAYVREVSPDNGPVTVFIEELGRQQTVPLLNLRLPSEEPQSWQKVSEKSKRHPAPNNGHTASEWENRGGRRAGKPAPYSATGGRVNKQHSWPPQSSADEQTAGRGKFRRSDQRSSPVRVLQQEEEENALLVLLHKDERNFPSLGTSPQTVTAVEVTKRGGDKKRSRKKDHRGSISETDLTEAPQKPAQRRESNTTEEQERKVIEEPVQRSSPTVSLSVPTPSHTETPAALPASEKTPVQTPNISSSPSVSVTTTLSKPPGQPAPVLPPAAEPNSHSSQALSQNTPVSSSAPTQAALVVPPTTVQAPASVSAPDDLVKTAPPVSISAPPFIPSPAVPVSAPPPAPVQTTASVSDTPHQSSTAPPTDGGNAPPTVQPTADIRTVTATAEPAQAPPPVTPNTSEPRPCESLETPALDVACAPDHLSQPQQLLYPPLQWSHLLRDPLYPGFPLNEKGEVETLPPYSLSQKGEDLPQNINVLRFFFNLGIKAYSQSLWPPISYLGPLTQAYQMHRRAPPPSSSAPANPTPMTPWQLENPPPQNLSSTLDLSLESHSHAPAGSVDMGGYRDHPPPIQMQVPARPPVPWSASPGPGACPEAYPVQFSSPPCAPPANQMYPPSSAGFHLPPQPFEAINHVPLSLVRSQDGCQRSMNPQFGSFQTGTCFHRGQPLDFKPVNIPISVSTMEPPPYGSVVQPYAIGPLQGDIAGLNPLANGNFGRPDVFQKSALVAEEPTQLLHVYCPEDGQELVGVDLRIGQNFYSQSYRGGGRRGQDDRGGYRGRSHRGRKEYSGWGRQDEQPYGGRGHYVR, from the exons ATGGTGTTTGATAGTTCAGACAGTCACATG tTCATTGAAGGtgattttgagaaatatctggAGAATTTACAGGACCCTAAG AGCTGGGTTGGGCAGGTGGAAATCACTGCTTTGTCTAAACTCTATAA gCGCGATTTCATTGTTTTCCAGCAGCCTGATGAACCTCCGGTCAGCATCACAGAGAACGGCTTCCCTGATAAG GTGCGACTCTGCTTCCTCAATGGAAACCATTATGACAGTGTTTACCCACAATCCTTTGAGAAAAGTGCAGCCGTGTGTCAAT CGGTCCTGTATGAGCTGCTGTACGATGGAGTTTGTGGCGTGGACCGCAGTGTTTTAGGTCCGTGTGTGAAGGGAGGTCGGGGACAAGACCGGCTGGACTCGGAGGAATGTAAGAGCAGTGAAGAGTCCGACCTGGAGGAAGACGAGTTCTG GTCCAGTGAAGTGAAAGAGAAACCCGCGAGTGAAGTGAAGACCAGACCGTCACACAGG GGTCGTGGACGGGGCCGCGCTCGAGATGGGGGACGTGAGTCTCTGTCCACAAAGGTCCAGAAATCCTTAAACCCCGGCGTCTACAGGAACGTGGAATATGACGTCTGGCTTCGTTCTAAACGTC TTCAGCAGCAGCGAGATTTCCGCATGGCTGCAGCGATGCAGTACACCGTTGGAGACAAATGCAAA GTGCAGTTGAGCGGGCGTTTCTACAGTGCTTATGTTCGGGAGGTCAGTCCTGACAACGGACCCGTCACTGTGTTCATAGAGGAACTCGGCAGACA ACAAACTGTGCCGTTGTTGAACTTGCGTTTGCCGTCTGAAGAGCCTCAGTCTTGGCAGAAAGTGTCTGAGAAGAGTAAAAGACATCCGGCACCAAACAACGGACACACAGCGTCTG AATGGGAGAACAGAGGAGGCCGGAGAGCAGGTAAACCAGCACCTTATTCTGCCACCGGTGGTCGTGTGAACAAACAGCACTCCTGGCCTCCTCAGAGCAGCGCAGACGAACAGACGGCTGGACGCGGCAAATTCAG gaGATCTGATCAGCGCAGCAGTCCCGTGCGTGTACTTCAACAGGAGGAAGAAGAGAACGCTCTGCTGGTGCTCCTGCACAAAGACGAACGCAACTTCCCTTCACTTGGAACAAGCCCACAAACG gtcaCTGCTGTTGAGGTCACAAAAAGGGGAGGGGACAAGAAAAGGTCCCGGAAGAAAGATCACAGGGGGTCCATCTCGGAGACAG ATTTGACGGAAGCTCCACAAAAGCCTGCTCAGAGACGAGAGAGTAACACTACAGAAGAACAAGAG AGAAAAGTTATAGAGGAGCCAGTTCAAAGATCATCTCCCacggtctctctctctgtcccgaCTCCATCTCACACCGAGACACCTGCTGCCCTTCCTGCTTCAGAGAAGACTCCGGTCCAAACTCCAAATATATCTTCTTCGCCTTCTGTCTCAGTTACTACCACCCTCTCTAAACCTCCCGGACAACCTGCCCCGGTTCTGCCCCCAGCTGCTGAACCTAATTCACATTCTTCTCAAGCGCTCTCTCAAAACACCCCCGTGAGCTCTTCTGCACCCACTCAGGCTGCCCTGGTTGTACCCCCCACCACTGTCCAAGCACCTGCTTCTGTCTCAGCCCCAGATGACCTTGTTAAAACCGCCCCGCCAGTCTCTATATCTGCCCCTCCCTTCATACCTTCCCCTGCAGTACCTGTTTCTGCACCCCCTCCTGCCCCAGTTCAAACAACTGCTTCTGTATCAGACACTCCTCACCAGTCTTCTACAGCCCCTCCCACTGATGGGGGCAATGCTCCGCCCACCGTCCAGCCGACAGCAGACATTCGTACTGTCACAGCTACTGCTGAGCCCGCACAGGCTCCGCCTCCAGTCACACCTAACACATCAGAGCCACGCCCCTGTGAATCACTGGAAACACCTGCCTtag ATGTAGCGTGTGCTCCTGATCATCTGTCTCAGCCTCAGCAGCTCCTCTACCCTCCACTTCAGTGGTCTCATCTCCTTCGGGATCCACTTTATCCCGGATTCCCTCTGAATGAGAAGGGAGAGGTGGAGACGCTGCCCCCGTATTCCCTCTCGCAGAAAGGAGAAGATCTACCACAAA ATATCAACGTCCTCAGGTTCTTCTTTAATCTCGGCATCAAG GCGTACTCTCAGTCCCTATGGCCTCCCATCTCATATCTGGGTCCTCTGACTCAAGCCTATCAGATGCACCGCAGAGCACCGCCGCCTTCCTCCAGCGCTCCCGCTAACCCCACCCCCATGACCCCATGGCAACTGGAAAACCCTCCTCCACAGAATTTGAGTTCCACCCTTGACCTCTCATTGGAAAGCCACAGTCACGCTCCTGCTGGATCTGTAGACATGGGAGGATATCGCGATCACCCCCCACCCATTCAAATGCAGGTACCGGCGAGACCGCCAGTGCCCTGGTCTGCTTCCCCCGGTCCAGGTGCCTGTCCCGAGGCTTACCCGGTCCAGTTTTCAAGCCCACCTTGTGCACCCCCCGCGAATCAGATGTACCCGCCGTCATCCGCCGGTTTCCACCTGCCACCTCAACCTTTTGAAGCCATAAACCACGTTCCTCTGTCGTTGGTGAGAAGTCAAGACGGTTGCCAAAGATCAATGAACCCCCAGTTTGGATCCTTTCAGACAGGTACGTGTTTTCACAGAGGTCAACCTCTTGATTTCAAGCCGGTGAACATTCCCATTTCAGTGTCGACAATGGAACCGCCCCCCTATGGTTCTGTTGTGCAACCCTACGCGATTGGTCCACTCCAAGGAGACATAGCGGGTTTGAATCCGTTAGCCAATGGAAACTTCGGAAGACCAGATGTATTTCAAAAAAGCGCTCTCGTCGCAGAAGAGCCCACTCAACTGCTTCACGTGTACTGTCCCGAAGATGGACAAGAGTTGGTCGGCGTTGACCTCCGAATCGGCCAGAACTTCTACAGTCAGTCGTACAGGGGTGGAGGAAGGCGTGGCCAAGATGACCGAGGAGGATATAGAGGGAGGAGCCACCGTGGACGGAAAGAGTATTCGGGGTGGGGGAGACAAGACGAGCAGCCGTACGGTGGTAGAGGACATTACGTCAGGTGA